The following is a genomic window from Chloracidobacterium sp..
GCCTTGATCTTTTTGCGTTCGGTGGGTTTAGGTTTCTTTTCCAGCTTGCTTTCGAGGCGTGATATCGCACGCTCGTGCTTGCGGATATCCTCTACGACGAGCCGTATCGCCTTTATAAGGATCTGCAGGGCACGCTCCGTAAGGTTAAGATTCTTGACCTCTTGGGCTACCTCGAGGCGAAGCCGCGCGGTCTGGCGCCGAAGCCTCATCAGCTTTTTCGTCTTCTTATCGCCGACCTTTGCCTGCTCATTGATAAGCTGCTGCCATGATTTCTGGGTGGCTTGAAAATTCTGCTTGATATTGCCGATGCCTTCCAGCGTCCACCGCAGATATTCCTCTGCTTTGTCCTCTTCGACGGCTATCTCCGCCTGTTCGCTGAAGATAACGGTCTCGCGGATGCCGACAGTGCCCGCGGCAAGATCTTCACCGATCTGGATAAGGCGTTCGATCGCAATAGGCGAGCGGGCGATCGCTTTATGCGTCTTGATCTGGCCGCGCTCGATCCTTTTTGCGATAACGACCTCGCCTTCGCGGTTCAGGAGCGGTACTACGCCCATCTCGCGAAGATAAAGCCTAACGGGATCATTCGATTTGTCGAGAGCTCCGGCGGAAAGGTCCAGATCGACGTCGTCATCGTCGTCAGAGTCCGACTCTTCATCGTCAAGAACTATCTCAGAGGCTCGCTCTAATAACTGCGCATCCGACTCGGCGACCGAGATATTGGCGCCCTCGAGGCGCTCCAAAACGTCCTCAAGGTCGTCCGCGGAAAGCATATTCTCAGGTATCTGCCTGTGAAGTTCGTCGAGGCTTATGAATTTTTTTCTTTTACCAAAGGCGACCAGGCGATCAACAAGGTCTTCTTTTTCGTCGTAATCGGGCATATTCAGGGTTGATCTTTATCTTTCGTGTTAGCTGCTTAAATCGTTGTTCTCAATATGTTTATGTACGCAAACGGCGTCACCTTTGTTTCACGCCGACATACACGGGCAAAACAGCAAGTATATCATAGATGAGGCTTATTGTGCTTTAGTTCGCGTCGAAGTTTTTCAAGTTTCAGTTGTTCTTCCGTTATCTCACGCAGGCGTTCGTGGTTGTTCGACTCCTCGGCAATGACCGCCTCGCGGCCGAACGCCATTATGCGCGCCTCGATCGCCATGACGCGAAGCGTACGCAGACAGCTTTGAGCTTCGGCGAGCAGCGTCGATCCCGAACCATTAGCCGCTACTGCCTGTTGATTTTCAATGAGTTCACCAACGAGTTCTATCGACGCTTCGTCATTGCCCAGGTGTGCGAATAATGTAGGGCGATCAAGCGTTTCCTTCTCTGTCTCGATAGCAAGGACCGCCGCAAAGATCTCGGCGGTTGCTAGGTCCTCGTGATCTGAAGGTTCAAGCTGCTGTGTAAGGGATGCGCGTACCTCTGCGTCCGCTATCATCAACTCGAGAAGTCGGCGTTCCGCGACCGTCGCCTTTGCTCGCGCAGATCGCGAAATATGCTGTTTTAGTCCCGGCAGATCGATGCCGGAAGGGCGGCTGAGCGATGCCCAAAGCTCCTTCTTAAGGTCGGCATCCTCGATCTGAAAGAATGCCATTGCGGCATCAAAACTGACGCGCCGCTGAATATTATTGCCGATAGCGGCGATCACGGGAAGCGTGTTCTCGATCGCCTCAGCCTTTTGCCTCGCGCGGTTGAGGTTAAGTCCGTGTGCCGCATTTCGCATTGTGAATGAAAGGAATGGTTCGGCTTTTCCGCGTGCGGCTTTGTACGCATCGGCACCGTTCTTGCGGATGAAATCGTCGGGGTCGCTGCCATCCGGCAGGACAAGGACCTTTATGTCAAAATCGAGCGGCAAAAGGTTCTCGATCGCACGCCGTGCGGCTTTGACGCCGGCAGTATCGCCGTCGTAATTGATCACAACTCTGTCAGTGAAACGATGCAGAAGCTTGGCCTGAGCTTCGGTAAATGCAGTGCCGAGGCTCGCAGCGACATTCACGATGCCGAATTGATCCAATGCGATCAGATCCAAGTAACCCTCGACGAGGATCGCAAAGTTCGCTTTGCGAATGGCTTCGCGAGCGTTGAAAAGCCCGTACAAGTGTTCACCCTTAGTATATGCAGGCGTTTCGGGCGAATTTAGATATTTCGGCTGATCCTCAGGGTCGATGCTGCGGGCGCCGAACGCCACGGGCCGTCCTTGGATATCAAGCACAGGGAACATTATGCGGCCGCGAAAGCGATCGAATACTTTGCCATTCTTCTCACTTTGCGAAACGAGGCCGCTTTTTAATATGAGTGTGTCATCCGCTCCGAAATCGCGGAGCGTATCGAGCAGGGCATTCCAGCTTTGCGGTGCGAACCCAATTGCGAAACGCTCACAAACCTCCTGCGAGATGCCGCGGCCCTCAAGATATTTGCGGGCGAGTTTTGCCCTTTGACCTCGCCCGGCGAGTTCTTTTTGCCAAAACTCGAGCGCGACCTGATTCAGCTCGATCACTTGTTCGGCTATTGCCTTCTGTTCCGCGCGTTTCTTCTTGCTCGTTTGAAAGGCTTTGTCATCGACCGGTTCCGGAAGCATAACGCCCGTAAGCTCCGCTACACGCTTGACCGCTTCGGGAAAAGCAAGGCCCTCGATATCCATTAAGAAGGTGAACACTGAGCCGCCTTTGCCGCAGCCAAAGCATTTGTAGAAGCCTTTTGCAGGGTTAACCGAGAATGACGGCGTCTTCTCACTGTGAAAAGGGCAGCATGCCATCCAATTTGCACCGCGCTTCTTAAGATCTTGAGCATAGGGCCGAATTATCTGCACTAGATCGGCTCGGTTTTTAAGATCGTCGATGAAATGGTCGGGGTAAAGCATTTTGCGGCAACACAAAAGCGTACGGATATGAGCCGGAAGCAGATCACCGGCGGCCGAGTCCATACCTTATTCGCTAATGATACGACTAATTTCCGCCGCAATGAAATTTCTCCGACATTCGCCGAATCTTTTTGGCGGCCGGCCGATCCAAAGACATTCCGCACAGCACGTTCGCCGAACGAACAAAGGACCTTCGAGTTGCCCCGAAAGTCCTTATCAGAGTGCTGCGGCATATGAAAAGGCCCGATGCGTTGATGGCTACGCGGCTTGTGCGTCCTCGGGATAGAAGGAATCTTCCAGCTCGACAGCTCGCGGGAAGAGAATGTTATTCTCGAGATGAACATGCCGGTGGAAATCCTTTTCTATGTTGTCGAGTCCCGCATAAAGCCCTTGATAGCTTGGGCACGCTTCTTCGGGAAGTGTGTAGTCCTTCGACACCTCGCGAAGCTTATGCAGCATCTCGTTCGCCTGATCATGCTCCATCATCATCGTTCTGATCGGGTTTGAAACACTTCCGAAGGCAGGCATCGGCGGGATATTGTTCGCTTCGGCAGCTCGCTCAAGCTTCTCGATGTAGGGGAAGAGCATCATCTCCTCCTTCTGCATATGAGTGAACATCTCATTACCGAGCGTATGGACGATATCCCGTATCTGCGCTAACTCGGGATGATTCTCGCCATGCTTGATCGCAACCTTTTCGGCAAGCGGCGACAAGCGTTTGAATTCGCTCCTCGTAAAATCGTGATGAGTACAGACGATGTGATCTATCAACTCAGCGAGCCGCGCCGTTTCAATGGCATCGTTCTCGGGCGTTGACGGTTTTGCGATCACTTCCTTCAGCTCAGACAGAACAGCCGCAGGATCGGCACCGGCGTTCTGACACGCCTCGTTAAAGGAAAGACCGCCGCCGCAGCAGAAGTCGATCTTATGCTCTTCGAAAACACCAATGGTAAGCGGTGCCTCGATCGCGATCTCACGAATGGTTTTAGTTTCGAGGTTCTCCATTATCGGTAAAAAATCTCCTATGTTCCTACACTAGCACCAATTTGCGGGCAAAGTCACACCTCATCGCGGAATTTATGTTATGTTGGACACATGAAACTAAGGATCAAAGGCAACTCGATCAGACTCAGGTTGACGCAGGGCGAAGTCGATCGGCTGGCATCAGCGGGAGGCGTTGAAGAGCGGGTCGAATTCGGAACGGGAAAGGCTTTTTTGACGTATTCGGTAGCTGTTTCTGCCGATGCGGCGGAAATTTCTGCCAATTATAACGACGACAAGATCACGGTAACGCTGCCGAAATCTGCGGCTGACGTGTGGACGAATTCGGACGAGGTCGGGCTTGAAGCCGACA
Proteins encoded in this region:
- a CDS encoding DNA primase, producing the protein MDSAAGDLLPAHIRTLLCCRKMLYPDHFIDDLKNRADLVQIIRPYAQDLKKRGANWMACCPFHSEKTPSFSVNPAKGFYKCFGCGKGGSVFTFLMDIEGLAFPEAVKRVAELTGVMLPEPVDDKAFQTSKKKRAEQKAIAEQVIELNQVALEFWQKELAGRGQRAKLARKYLEGRGISQEVCERFAIGFAPQSWNALLDTLRDFGADDTLILKSGLVSQSEKNGKVFDRFRGRIMFPVLDIQGRPVAFGARSIDPEDQPKYLNSPETPAYTKGEHLYGLFNAREAIRKANFAILVEGYLDLIALDQFGIVNVAASLGTAFTEAQAKLLHRFTDRVVINYDGDTAGVKAARRAIENLLPLDFDIKVLVLPDGSDPDDFIRKNGADAYKAARGKAEPFLSFTMRNAAHGLNLNRARQKAEAIENTLPVIAAIGNNIQRRVSFDAAMAFFQIEDADLKKELWASLSRPSGIDLPGLKQHISRSARAKATVAERRLLELMIADAEVRASLTQQLEPSDHEDLATAEIFAAVLAIETEKETLDRPTLFAHLGNDEASIELVGELIENQQAVAANGSGSTLLAEAQSCLRTLRVMAIEARIMAFGREAVIAEESNNHERLREITEEQLKLEKLRRELKHNKPHL
- the rpoD gene encoding RNA polymerase sigma factor RpoD; amino-acid sequence: MPDYDEKEDLVDRLVAFGKRKKFISLDELHRQIPENMLSADDLEDVLERLEGANISVAESDAQLLERASEIVLDDEESDSDDDDDVDLDLSAGALDKSNDPVRLYLREMGVVPLLNREGEVVIAKRIERGQIKTHKAIARSPIAIERLIQIGEDLAAGTVGIRETVIFSEQAEIAVEEDKAEEYLRWTLEGIGNIKQNFQATQKSWQQLINEQAKVGDKKTKKLMRLRRQTARLRLEVAQEVKNLNLTERALQILIKAIRLVVEDIRKHERAISRLESKLEKKPKPTERKKIKADLVPHQQAIAEIEAKYRLPVVEIKRSFKVINVGEFDTNKAKRELVEANLRLVVSIAKKYTNRGLQFLDLIQEGNIGLMKAVDKFEWRRGYKFSTYATWWIRQAITRAIADQARTIRIPVHMIETINKLIRTSRLLVQELGREPTSEEIAKRMDIPVSRVRKVLKIAQEPISLETPIGEEEDSHLGDFIEDRSVLNPAESVTFSNLREITDEVLATLTPREEKVIKMRFGLGNTGSEHTLEEVGQHFAVTRERIRQIEAKALRKLRHPSRSRRLKAFLEGKQN
- the ric gene encoding iron-sulfur cluster repair di-iron protein, producing the protein MENLETKTIREIAIEAPLTIGVFEEHKIDFCCGGGLSFNEACQNAGADPAAVLSELKEVIAKPSTPENDAIETARLAELIDHIVCTHHDFTRSEFKRLSPLAEKVAIKHGENHPELAQIRDIVHTLGNEMFTHMQKEEMMLFPYIEKLERAAEANNIPPMPAFGSVSNPIRTMMMEHDQANEMLHKLREVSKDYTLPEEACPSYQGLYAGLDNIEKDFHRHVHLENNILFPRAVELEDSFYPEDAQAA